The genome window ACATCCACCGCATCGGCAGGACGGGCCGCGCCGAACGTACCGGCGATGCGTTCACATTGGTCACGCCCGAAGATAATGACATCATCCGAATTCTCGAACGCATCATGGGAGGACCGATCAAACGCGAGACACTCGCAGACTTCGATTACACGCGTCCCGCCCCGCCGAGGTTTGCTTCCGGCGGACGAGGCAGAGGCGCCCCCCGCGAGGACTCCCGCCGCCCGCCCAAGCCCGCCCACACCCCAAAGAGTTATGGCAGGAACAGGCTCGCGCCGAGGAAGAAGTAAGTTCGCAGGACAGGCTGATTGCCTGTCCTGTTCATTATAAAAACCGGGCGATCCAGCCGGTATTTTTATGATATATTGCACGACAGGACCTGCACACGATGGACTCCATGGATCAAAACCCCGCTTCACAAACCCAGCCAGACCCTGTATTATCTTTTGTATTCTCCAATTCGAGCGGTGATGTGATTTTCTCCGATCACCTGTTTGCACGCAGCATGGGAGATATGGCTGCCGGCATCCTCTCCGGCGTGCCTTTAAACGCAATTTTTATGATGGATGCCGCGGCTGCCAGACAGCTGCTCGAGGCCATCAGGAAAAAACTGATCGTCGAGGATCTTCTGGTCACCCGTCATTTCAGGGCGGGTGATGTGATCCGGTATGACAGCACCTTGGTTGCCGCCCTCGACGAAGGCGGGGATTTCATGGGGGTGGACCTCGTCCTCAAGTCCGGCTCACAGAGCAACACGGTCCCGGATGAGGCGATACGAATTACCTCGCATTCGGACGTGATAAAAGCATACGTCGAAATGGAGATGAATCCGCGGAACGCATTGGAGCCAAGGACCTTCACCCAATCCTATCTGGTTGCCCAGTTCAATGCGCTTCAAGTCATGCTCGCCCGCATTGGAGGTACGGCTTCGAGAGCGGCCTTCGAAAAAGTTGCCAATAATACGGCACATTCGATGGCTCTTCCGATCCATATGGAAAACGGATATCTGAAATTCACGAATAGGAATATCGATATTCAAGGCTACCGCAGCCTGTTGCGTGCCGCCGTGGACTATGCGGTGAATGTGATCGGAAAGGGCATCGTCAAACGGGAAATGCTGCTGATCGATAAGTTTATTGGGCATGGGACGCTCGAGCTGATCTCGCAAATGGACCTGCGGATATTTTCGGACGAATAAAACGAGGTGAAATGATGTCACAAAAACACAACGTTGATATTCCCCCAAGGCATCGGCCTTTTCAGCCGGCCATCCTTGCGATCAGCCTGGCGGTCATCGTCCTGTTGATCCATGTTCCCGGGATATCCCGTTTGCTCGGACCCTTATGGGCCCTTGTCATCTATGACCTGATCGTTGCCGGCGCTGCCATCTATGCAGCCTTCCTTGCCACCCATCTGTGGCGCGCACACGAGCGAGGCGAAAAATTAAGCCTGGTCTGGGGATATATCGCAACGGGATTGATTCTATGGGCGTTGGGTGAGATCATCTGGTCTTCAGACCAGCTTTGGGGAGGAAACTCCCTGCCCTATCCCTCGATGGCGGATGTCTTCTGGATCCTGGGGTATTTCCCGCTGATTTTCGCCCTGGGCCTGCGATATTACATGCTGGGGGTCATCCCAAATAAAGGCTGGCAGATCGCCAGTCTGGCGGTGTATTTGGGGCTTTTCGGCCTTGCAGTCTGGATGATCCTCCTGCCCATCTATACCGACGCGGATACCACCAGGGTCTTCGAAAAGACCGTCAACCTGCTGTATCCGATCGGCGATCTGATTGTCGGCTTTCTTGCGGCGGTCCTGCTGATGGTATTGATCGACGGCACACTGTTCCGTTCCTGGGGGCTGGTCGCACTGGGCTTTTTTTGCGCAGCCGTATCAGACCTGCTTTATACATGGGCCGTCTGGCAGGGTACCTTTGAGGTAAACCCGGCGGGGGGTACGAATTTTGGCAGTGCTACGATCAACGTATTGTATGCCGCATTTTACCTGTTCGTGGCTGTCGGACTTTACAGACAGGCAAGATCAAAGAATGCGATTTGACTCCTGACCATTTAAGACTTAAATCAAAAAAGGAGCCCGACGCTTTCGCGTCGGGCTCCTTTTTTCGTTGACTAGCTCAGAACAGTTACGTTCGTGGCTTGTGGACCCTTCGGTCCCTTTTCGACGGTGAATTCGACCTTCTGGCCTTCTTGCAGGTTACGGAAACCGTCACCCTGAATGGCGGAGAAATGGACGAACACGTCCGCGCCGCCTTCGCGCTCGATGAAGCCGAAGCCCTTGTCACCATTGAACCACTTGACTGTACCAGTTATACGATCAGACATTTTTGCCTCCTTTGGCAAGTGAAAAAAGTTTGTAGGTAAATCTGTTTGTTCCATCGGAGGGCAAAACAAAACAGCCTACAGTCAAACTGTAAGCTGTTGATGTTCTTCAAACCAACGTAACGTACCGTTTTCCTATCTGGCAGTCACTATAACACACCAAAGTAGGGGCGTCAATCAAAAATGGGCATCAAAATTAAGATTATAATATTCGGTCTATGAACTTCTCGACCATTCGAGCCGCGGGAGACCCCGGCTCTTCTCTTGCCGGTCCCCGCGCATATTGGATGTTCCTCTCCGTCCTTGTCCTGATGGCATGGGTCACTGCGGGAGTGACCACCTCCAAGTATGGCGCGGGCGTTGCATCCGATTCGGTTAAATATCTGGCGGTGGCGCAAAGCCTGCTGGATGGAAGGGGATTCGTCAATCACCTCGGCGCGCCGCTTCTTTCCTGGCCTCCGCTGTATTCCATGACCCTGGCAGGTCTCAGCCTGTCGACAGGCTGGGATGTATTCGTCGCCGGCTGGTATTTGAACGTCTTCCTGATCGGGCTGAACCTTTTCATGAGCGGGCTGATCTTCTTCCGCATCTTTCAGAAAAAATTGTTGTATGCCAGCCTTGCCAGTCTTTTTGTGCTGACCGCACTCTCGTCCCTGCGCATCCACGCCACCATCAGTTCCGACCCACTGTACCTGACGTTGACCCTCGGCTTTCTGCTGGCCATCCATCCATACATCAAAACAAGGTCAACCCGCGCCTTCGCATGGATGGTCGTTTTCAGCGCACTTGCCCCCATGCAACGTTACATCGGCATGGCGCTGGCGGTCACTGCGGTGATCGTGATCTTCACCGAGAATCGGAAGTCCCACCGTATCCTCCTGCGTGACAGTTTTGTGCTGGGATTCCTCTCCGCGCTTCCCATCGGCTGGTGGCTGATCCTGCGCAATATCATGACCTACGGGACATTATTCGGCACGGGCAGCCCAGCGACGGATGTGGTAAAAAACATCATGCTCGCACTGACCAAGATGCTGCACTGGTTTGTGCCTTATCATCCCCTGCTCATGCCGATTCTGACACGCCCGTGGATACCCTTGGGAATTCTACTATTCATCCTTTTCCTGATAAACAAAAAGGAAAATTGGCGCGCCTGGCTGCAAAAATCCATCGAGCCGTCCACGTATCCAACCCTGCTCCACGGCGCGGTATATTTCACTGCCGTTGCATTGACCATCGTCACAAAAGACCACCTCGATCTGACCTCCGACCGTTATTACACTATTATGCTTGTGCCGGCCGCAGTGCTTTTTCTGATCACAGTTGACACTCTCATCCTGCCGCACTTGAAATTATCCACCCGACGGGCGGAAGTTGCACTGGTCGCCATCTTTACCCTGTTGTCAATATATCCTTTGCTTGGCATGGGAAAATATTTGCAAAGATCCCTCGAGATCGGGGAGCCCAGCAACTACAACTACTATAATTCCAGTGAATTCCGTGATACACCCGTCGTTGCTGAAATGATCAAACTGGCAAAGGATCACCCGCACGCGTTGATCTACAGCAATTATGTGGATGCCGCCTGGTTTTATACCCGCAACCCGGTCTCCCTCCTGCCATTCATCAACAATACGGATAAAGGCTGGCCCCACGATAAACCCGGGTATATCATCTGGTTCGAACCCAATGAATTCAAGCATTACCTTTCCCCGCAGGAGCTCGGACAATTCGCGCATTTGGAATTGATCCACCAGAGTGAAAGCGGAAGCATCTATTATGTCCGCTCGCGCGAATGACCTCCTTTCAGGCAGTATAATCACACCATGAACTTTCTGATCACCGGAGCCGCGGGATTCCTCGGCTCTTCTCTTGCCAACCACCTCGCCCGCGAGGGACATCAAGTCCGCGGACTGGACGACCTCTCCACCGGCGACCCCAAGGTGCTCGCGCCGGATGTCCACTTTACGCGCGGGGATGTCAGCGACCGCCCCAAACTGTGGACTCTGCTCCAGGATGTGGATGTGGTCTATCACCTTGCGGCCCGCGTTTCGGTGCAGGAATCCATTTTGTATCCGCGGGACTATAACGATGTCAACGTCGGCGGGACGGTTGCCCTGATGGAAGCCATGCGTGACGTGGGAGTCAAACGCGTCGTTCTGGCCTCGTCCGGAGCTGTATACGGCGACCTGGGCGACTCTACACTGATAGAATCTGCCACACCAAATCCGCGCTCCCCCTATGCCGTCTCCAAACTTTCGGCGGAGTATTACGTCCGTACGATCGGCAATTTGTGGAATATTGAAACCGTCAGCCTGCGCATCTTCAACGCCTATGGACCCGGTCAACACCTGCCGCCATCCCATCCGCCCGTAGTCCCGCATTACCTTCGCCAGTCCCTGCGCGGCGGGACACTGGTCGCTCACGGAGATGGAGCCCAGACCCGCGATTACGTCTATGTGGATGACGTGGTCAGCGCAATGGTGGCGGCGTCCACGGCACCCAACGTGAACGGTTTGGTCATCAATGTCGGCTCGGGAGTGGAGACATCCATCAAGGATTTAATCCGTATCGTGTTGGAAGTGACGGGCAGTAAAGCCAACGTGGTCTACAATTCCCAGACCTCCGGCGGTGTCTCCCACATGAGGGCGGATCCGAATCTTGCAAAGGAAAAACTGCGGTTTACGCCTTCAATTAAGCTCGAAGAAGGATTGAGATTGACCCTTCAGCGGGATCCCAGATTCAAATGAAAACATTTGAAAGTTGGAAGGTTTTCAAGTTCACAAATTGAATGTTCCAACCTTTCCACTTGCCAACGATAATGACTTTACCCCGCTCCTTCTACAACCGCCCCACGTTGACCGTCGCCCGCGAACTGATCGGTGCGCGGCTGGTGCGGATTTTGGATAACGTAAAATTGACGGGATTAATCACCGAAACCGAGGCCTACATCGGCGAAGAAGACCTCGCCTGCCATGCAAAAGCGGGCTTGACCAGGCGCACCGCCCCCATGTATGGCCTGCCCGGGCACGCCTACATCTATTTCACGTACGGGCATCATTGGATGCTGAACGCGGTCACGGAGCGTGAGGGTTTCCCTGCAGCAGTGCTGATCCGTGCGATACAACCGGTGGAAGGAATTGACGTAATGGCGGAACGCCGTCAGGGGCGGGATACGTTCGGACCGGGCAAACTGACACAGGCCATGGGGATCACTAAAAACGAGAATAATGTCGATCTGACAGAACCAACCTCCCTGTTAAGAATCGAGACGGGAATTTTCACGCCGGATTCAAGCGTGACGATTGACACACGCGTGGGTTTAAACAATACGCCAGAGCCGTGGCTGTCCAAGCCGTGGCGTTTTTTGGTCAAAGACCATGTCATTGCTTCACCGCTTCGTGGCTCGCAATGACGAAATACAACTTGGAGGAACGATGGGTTTACTTGATGGCAAGAATGCTTTAATTTTTGGTCTGGCAAACGAACGTTCGATCGCGTGGGGAATCACGCAGGCGTTTAAACGCGAAGGTGCAAATCTGGGAATCAGTTACGCGGGCGAGATGCTTGAAAAGCGTGTGAAGCCGCTCGCCGCGCAGGTGGACTGCAAATGGGTCGAAGAATGTGACGTGACCAGGGATGACCAGATAGCGTCGGTGGCGGAAAAAGCCGCCAAACATTTTGGGAAGATCGATGTTTTGGTGCATTCGATCGCCTTCGCAGGACGCGACGAATTGAGCAAACCCTATCACGAAACCAGCCGCGAGGGATTCAAGACCGCGATGGATATCAGCGTGTTTTCCTTTATCGCTTTGACGAATGCGTTTTTGCCGATCCTGAACCCCAATGCTTCGGTGATGTGCCTGACCTATTACGGCTCGGTGAAGGTCGCGCCGCATTACAACGTGATGGGTGTGGCAAAAGCCGCGTTGGAATCATCCACAAGATATCTGGCGTATGACCTGGGGCCACGGAAGATTCGCGTAAACGCCATCTCGGCAGGACCGATCCGCACGCTGGCCGCGGCCGGCGTGGGCGGCTTTCGTGACATGTACAAGCACTTTGCAGACATGTCCCCCATGCGCGAGAACGTGACGATTGAGGATGTGGGCAACTCGGCCGTATTCCTTGCCTCCGACCTTTCCAGGCGCATCACAGGCGAAGTACTGTATGTGGACTCGGGCTTCAATACCGTCGGTGTGCAGATGAGCGGGAAGGAAGAAAAATCCGGGTAAATTGGAACGAAAAGTGAGAAATGAAGGGCGTTGGTTTACAAAATCAGCGTCCTTTTCTTTTAAGGTAAAATTGACCCAACATGTTCAAACGCAGCGCAACTCCCACGGATTCCCCGCAGCCCGTCCAGGCCGTGGAACGCATCACCTCGGTGCTTGGCTCAGGTGTCATCTGGCACGGCAGTATTAACGGCTCGGGCGGTGTCCGCATCGAAGGTGCGTTCGAGGGTGAGATCGCCCTGCGCGGGATGTTGGTCGTCGGCGAGACCGGGCGCGTCACCTGCCAGAACGTGCGCGCCAATGCCGTCATCGTCGCCGGCGCGGTGCGCGGCAACATCACCACCCAAAAACTGGAAATCCGCGCTTCCGGGCGCGTATGGGGTGACGTGGTCACCACCGCCTTTGTGACCGAGGAAGGCGCCTTCCTGCGCGGACAGATCCGTATGGAGGAAACGGTCGAGCTGGACCTCGAGCCGGCTCCTGAATCCACGCCTTCGGAAGCCGCCCAGGCAGAGTCCATTGCGCAGGTGCCGATCCAGGTGCCTGAGCCTGCCCCAACAGTCAAGAAGACGAAGGTTGTGCGGAAGAAGAAAGCCGAATCCTGAATGCCCTTCGTAGGGACACAGCGCCGCTGTGTCCCTACGATATTATTTCCCATGAAATATACAGACCTGAAAATTCAAACCCAGCGTGAATTCCCCAACAATGCGCGGACTGCAGGCTTCGGCTGGCTTGTCCGCGCGGGATATTTGACCCGCGAAAACGAACTCCTGCCGCTTGGCGAACAGGCCCTTGCAAAAGTGCGGGAACTTTCCATCGACCCGGCCTTCCTCTTTCACCTTTCCCTGCCGGTCATGTACAATGAAACCGACATCTACTTTCCGCTCTCCAGCGGGAACATGCAAATCGCTCATTGCGATTCCTGCAAATACACCGAACGACTCGAACTTGCCCAATTCAAAAAGACTCCCTTTTCAAAGGAAGGTGAACTTCCACTCGAAAAGGTGCTGACTCCCGATTGTCATACCATCGAAGCGCTTGCGAATTTTCTGGATATCCCAAAAGAGAAAACCGCCAAGGCATTGATGTATACCCGCGCGGCTGACAACAAATTCGTCTTCGTTGTGGTGCGCGGAGATATGACCCTGAGCGAGGCGAAGCTGCGCAAGGCCGTCGGGGATGTAAAACTTGCGGATGAAGTATCAATTCGAAGGTCGGGCGCGGAGGCGGGCTTCGCATCCCCAATCGGGTTGAAAGATATACTGATCGTTGTGGATACTCTCATCCCGCACTCGCCCAACCTCGTCGCAGGTGCAAACGAGGCGGAATACCACCTCAAAAACACAAACCACGGACGCGATTACACAGCCGGGATCGTTGCGGATCTGGTGCAGGCGCAGGAAGGCGACAAGTGCGTGAAATGCGGCAAACCACTTTCCATCCTGCCTGCCATCAACCTGGCTGGCGGCGGGGGGGTGGATTTCGAAAACATTCTGCTTGCCCTCGCGGAGACGCATCACGATGACAAGGGCTTGAGCCTGCCCCTTTCCGCTTCGCCCTTCGACGTGTACCTGATGCACCTGACGGGCAAGACGGTCAACACGTTGGAAAAAGCGGAGGAGATCTATATTGCCCTGCAGAATGCGGGAATTTCCGCCCTGTTCGATGAACGCGACGAACGCGCAGGGGTCAAATTCAACGACGCGGATTTGATCGGCTGTCCGCTGCGGATCACGGTTGGGGAAAAGGGGCTAAAGGACGGACTGATAGAATTGAAACTCCGCACAGCGGCGGGCGGAAGCGCCCTGCCGTTGGAGAAAATCCTGAACCTGAAATCCATATCGGAACTCCTGTAAGGATCTTCCTTAGCAACCGTCTCAATCGTTATTAACGAAATGAGCAAAGATACAACGCCAACGCTGTTTCAGATCATCTCCACCGACTACCTTGGACAGAACTTCTTTGTGATGATCTTTGCGGGATGGGTATTCTATTTTATTGACACTGCATTTGAAGGAAAGGCCACTTCTTTTCTTTTGGTCCTCGCCCTGGTCCTCACACCGATCGGGCTGCTGGCGTTCCACTGGCGATGCCACCTGATCGTCTCCACCATCGTCAATGGGATGGAGACCACAGGCCATATCACCGAGATCGAAATCATCGCCTCAGGCAAACAGCGGGAAGACCGCATCCTTCATTACGAGTACAATGTCAACGGCCAAACCTGCCAATACAGGAACCGTGTCAAGAAAAACACCTACGCCCGCAGCTTGAAGGCAGGCCAGCCGGTGACACTGCCGGCACATGAAAAAAAACGCACATCGCATTCATCAAGGATGTGTATTTGGAAACCCTCTACCCCATGAACCCCGGACACTTCCCCCCACCCAAGCAGCGCGGCTTGATCATTCATAGCCTCATCATCCTGGTGCTGACGGTCATCGCCGTGACCGGATTCGTGAATCTCTCGAACGCGGAGGTGGGTCCCATATTCCTGATATCGCTTTTGGTTTCGCTGGCTTCCTTTGTGCCGATCCCCTTCTTTGGGTACCGCGCCTACTCCCTCTGGCGTGCCGGCTATTACATGGACCGCGACAGCCTTGCCATCAACTGGGGCCTGCGCGTGGAAAACATCCCGCTTTCAGACATCGAATGGATGCGCTCTGTTGAAGACCTGACCCACCCGCTTACCCTGCCGTCGCTGCCACTGCCCGGTGGATTGCTGGGCACGCGCCGTCACCCCGATCTCGGCACGGTGGAATTCCTCGCATCCGATGCGAAAAAGCTTCTGCT of Anaerolineales bacterium contains these proteins:
- a CDS encoding enoyl-ACP reductase codes for the protein MGLLDGKNALIFGLANERSIAWGITQAFKREGANLGISYAGEMLEKRVKPLAAQVDCKWVEECDVTRDDQIASVAEKAAKHFGKIDVLVHSIAFAGRDELSKPYHETSREGFKTAMDISVFSFIALTNAFLPILNPNASVMCLTYYGSVKVAPHYNVMGVAKAALESSTRYLAYDLGPRKIRVNAISAGPIRTLAAAGVGGFRDMYKHFADMSPMRENVTIEDVGNSAVFLASDLSRRITGEVLYVDSGFNTVGVQMSGKEEKSG
- a CDS encoding polymer-forming cytoskeletal protein, which codes for MFKRSATPTDSPQPVQAVERITSVLGSGVIWHGSINGSGGVRIEGAFEGEIALRGMLVVGETGRVTCQNVRANAVIVAGAVRGNITTQKLEIRASGRVWGDVVTTAFVTEEGAFLRGQIRMEETVELDLEPAPESTPSEAAQAESIAQVPIQVPEPAPTVKKTKVVRKKKAES
- a CDS encoding NAD-dependent epimerase/dehydratase family protein; translated protein: MNFLITGAAGFLGSSLANHLAREGHQVRGLDDLSTGDPKVLAPDVHFTRGDVSDRPKLWTLLQDVDVVYHLAARVSVQESILYPRDYNDVNVGGTVALMEAMRDVGVKRVVLASSGAVYGDLGDSTLIESATPNPRSPYAVSKLSAEYYVRTIGNLWNIETVSLRIFNAYGPGQHLPPSHPPVVPHYLRQSLRGGTLVAHGDGAQTRDYVYVDDVVSAMVAASTAPNVNGLVINVGSGVETSIKDLIRIVLEVTGSKANVVYNSQTSGGVSHMRADPNLAKEKLRFTPSIKLEEGLRLTLQRDPRFK
- a CDS encoding cold-shock protein — protein: MSDRITGTVKWFNGDKGFGFIEREGGADVFVHFSAIQGDGFRNLQEGQKVEFTVEKGPKGPQATNVTVLS
- a CDS encoding DNA-3-methyladenine glycosylase is translated as MTLPRSFYNRPTLTVARELIGARLVRILDNVKLTGLITETEAYIGEEDLACHAKAGLTRRTAPMYGLPGHAYIYFTYGHHWMLNAVTEREGFPAAVLIRAIQPVEGIDVMAERRQGRDTFGPGKLTQAMGITKNENNVDLTEPTSLLRIETGIFTPDSSVTIDTRVGLNNTPEPWLSKPWRFLVKDHVIASPLRGSQ
- a CDS encoding YbaK/EbsC family protein: MKYTDLKIQTQREFPNNARTAGFGWLVRAGYLTRENELLPLGEQALAKVRELSIDPAFLFHLSLPVMYNETDIYFPLSSGNMQIAHCDSCKYTERLELAQFKKTPFSKEGELPLEKVLTPDCHTIEALANFLDIPKEKTAKALMYTRAADNKFVFVVVRGDMTLSEAKLRKAVGDVKLADEVSIRRSGAEAGFASPIGLKDILIVVDTLIPHSPNLVAGANEAEYHLKNTNHGRDYTAGIVADLVQAQEGDKCVKCGKPLSILPAINLAGGGGVDFENILLALAETHHDDKGLSLPLSASPFDVYLMHLTGKTVNTLEKAEEIYIALQNAGISALFDERDERAGVKFNDADLIGCPLRITVGEKGLKDGLIELKLRTAAGGSALPLEKILNLKSISELL